Proteins encoded in a region of the Tubulanus polymorphus chromosome 10, tnTubPoly1.2, whole genome shotgun sequence genome:
- the LOC141911999 gene encoding uncharacterized protein LOC141911999 produces MSSPPHRKSSVQQGAKLLECASFSGKSNLRQPKLRVHDSVRRFKCDHCDQTFCAKAVLKNHTSTVHLKLKPHQCAICEKKFTAITSMKMHIKTVHEGVRAFQCEICPQTFGRKGHLKRHMTIHKEAKPFQCDICKRGFGQKGSLQYHLMTNHDNSVRPFECDHCDETFTRIGDLKGHTSVVHLKLRPHQCATCQKHFISKSELNSHINIVHEGIRPYKCEICQRTFGRKPHLNRHMTLIHHGVKPYQCKVCRKSFVNQSNLKSHVEVVHEGTQTYTCAICQQTFGQEGNLNRHMATIHQGAKLYQCEICEARFALNSNLKYHLKTMHDGVGRFKCDHCDKTFTRKATLKDHTSAVHLISKPHKCATCQERFTTKSSLKVHLESVHKRDRPRCCKIRQQTFKTKNTGTPNEQVLAIHSTRGASHSSLSSSSATFNCEICEKSCRTKDSLAIHVFYKHPKEGAERRFRCKFCSKCYSHKASLNQHVKNTHHQCEKDSVTVEETGLEIEEETKEVNTVSEKVDTDLEVKSDSKTEEEIEDVKIEEVRKANIVCETNKVTKGVNTVSEIDDEINEVNTVPGIDGETNEVNTESEKVDTYSHVKSDIDTEGGTESQADFEEEESVNPIKKMKYDKSYPWQHYAVCSGKIWIFVDDE; encoded by the coding sequence ATGAGTTCACCACCACATCGCAAATCAAGTGTCCAGCAGGGGGCGAAGCTGTTAGAGTGCGCAAGTTTCAGCGGGAAATCGAATCTACGTCAACCCAAACTCCGCGTACACGACAGTGTGCGTCGGTTTAAATGCGATCACTGCGATCAAACATTCTGTGCCAAAGCAGTGTTAAAAAATCACACGTCTACCgttcatttgaaattaaagCCGCACCAGTGCGCCatctgtgaaaaaaaattcacagcAATTACCAGTATGAAAATGCATATCAAGACTGTGCACGAAGGCGTTCGGGCGTTTCAATGTGAAATCTGTCCCCAGACGTTTGGACGAAAAGGTCATTTAAAGCGACACATGACCATTCATAAGGAGGCGAAGCCGTTCCAGTGCGACATTTGTAAACGAGGGTTCGGTCAGAAAGGTAGCCTGCAGTACCATCTAATGACAAACCACGACAACAGCGTGCGTCCGTTTGAATGCGATCACTGCGATGAAACATTCACTAGAATAGGAGACTTAAAAGGTCACACGTCTGTCGTTCATCTGAAACTAAGACCGCACCAGTGCGCCACCTGTCAGAAACATTTCATTAGTAAATCCGAACTGAACAGTCATATCAACATTGTACATGAAGGCATCAGACCGTATAAATGCGAAATCTGTCAGCGGACGTTTGGGCGAAAACCCCATTTAAATCGGCACATGACGCTCATCCACCATGGGGTGAAGCCGTACCAGTGCAAGGTTTGTCGAAAATCCTTCgttaatcaatcaaatttgaaGAGCCACGTCGAAGTCGTCCATGAAGGCACTCAAACGTACACGTGTGCAATCTGTCAGCAGACGTTTGGACAAGAGGGAAATCTAAACCGGCACATGGCAACCATCCACCAGGGGGCGAAGCTGTACCAATGCGAGATTTGTGAAGCGCGTTTTGCTTTGAACAGTAACTTGAAGTACCACTTAAAGACCATGCACGACGGTGTGGGTCGGTTTAAATGTGATCACTGTGATAAAACGTTCACCCGCAAGGCAACGCTGAAAGATCATACATCTGCGGTTCATCTGATATCAAAGCCGCACAAGTGCGCCACCTGCCAGGAAAGATTCACAACGAAATCGTCGTTGAAAGTTCATTTAGAGAGCGTGCATAAACGCGACAGACCGCGTTGTTGTAAAATCCGTCAGCAGACGTTCAAAACAAAGAATACCGGTACTCCAAATGAGCAGGTGTTAGCAATTCATTCCACCAGGGGCGCTAGTCATTCTAgtctttcatcatcatcagcaacgtttaattgtgaaatatgTGAGAAATCATGCAGAACAAAAGACAGTCTGGCGATACACGTGTTTTACAAACATCCTAAAGAGGGCGCTGAAAGGAGATTTCGGTGTAAATTCTGTTCGAAATGTTATTCGCACAAGGCTTCGCTGAATCAACATGTGAAAAACACTCATCATCAGTGTGAAAAAGACTCAGTGACAGTGGAGGAGACAGGTTTAGAAATTGAAGAGGAGACGAAAGAGGTGAATACAGTCTCTGAGAAGGTCGACACAGATTTAGAGGTAAAATCTGATTCCAAGACTGAGGAGGAGATCGAGGATGTGAAAATTGAGGAGGTAAGGAAGGCAAATATAGTTTGTGAGACAAATAAGGTGACAAAGGGGGTAAATACAGTTTCTGAGATAGACGATGAGATAAACGAGGTGAATACAGTTCCTGGGATAGATGGGGAGACAAACGAGGTAAATACGGAGTCTGAGAAAGTCGACACATATTCACATGTTAAATCTGATATCGACACTGAGGGGGGAACAGAATCTCAGGCAGATTTTGAGGAAGAGGAAAGTGTGAATCCgataaaaaagatgaaatacgaCAAATCATACCCATGGCAACACTACGCGGTTTGTTCTGGGAAAATATGGATTTTTGTAGACGATGAATAA
- the LOC141912009 gene encoding uncharacterized protein LOC141912009 has protein sequence MSKINSIVVVAVIVLLGLCKDTRALQCYKCPNFSSCKSPSIVSCPVNVDACVAFYYKQGSTEIEVRDCYIKAACPGYIATFNTFPAFKGNCCATDKCNSGFALKASGIVAVLVAVLSTVYNRF, from the exons ATGTCGAAGATAAATAGCATCGTGGTTGTTGCGGTTATCGTTCTGTTGGGACTTTGTAAAG ATACAAGAGCGTTACAATGCTACAAATGTCCCAACTTCAGTTCGTGTAAAAGCCCCAGCATAGTTAGCTGTCCAGTCAATGTTGACGCCTGCGTG gcCTTTTACTACAAACAGGGATCCACAGAAATAGAAGTTAGAGACTGTTATATAAAGGCTGCCTGTCCAGGTTACATTGCAACATTCAACACCTTTCCTGCATTCAAAGGCAATTGCTGCGCTACAGACAAGTGTAACAGCGGTTTTGCACTAAAAGCCTCCGGAATCGTCGCGGTCCTCGTAGCGGTATTGTCGACGGTGTATAACAGATTTTAA